One part of the Paenibacillus silvisoli genome encodes these proteins:
- a CDS encoding S-layer homology domain-containing protein has translation MVMQDYRITRRFIVSLLVLVLLVPFIGATSASASASASASASASASATATATATEQEGSVDELFLSLQGQEISSWALDEAAGFIYALSRGNNRLLYVRTSDLSIAKTVDIGSGPTDMLLDNGKLYIGFDGAYQIKVVDAATGAVEQTISAGGSVYHLTKDDNVIYYTSSADQSVHTYNLTTGEQNAFALPGITSSIYDLEVNGEKNLLYVKAGYEFAAMDLADTSRFVSKTNLGSYNFGGPIIAQGDDVFYGAHRFNGTDLTDVLGQYTVFEEYHFDAVFQIQDQLVVTNRHIYDKDTYRIVGELPRESDRALMDSEHNLYTVYGYTLYKNKAILSAPSYEGHDAPTPKQLDSRAPVIDWALDGDTLYAITTENTLLEINTDTMQVERESYIGSKPVDIEIVDHRIYVANSGSSSVAVIDVDDISAPAVAQVHARSPQKIAAYQDRLFFTSTDLSRQPNTLGVYSLTTQEVNDIKSGFSDITADRVAVDPEQGKLYASTGYSLFAFDLQSSAAPQTWVGNFAYRTSTLLLDGSYIYAGTKKYSKTQPEDLLATFPDQVIYAKGNYAFTPNAVYDSDSSAKLFDLPFKAGLVTMDASGAVYLVKGDMDPFYSSASGMKSLYKFDSIDQIQFYLDGMSPGNAVFLDYNYDAGLVSGTVLFEPAENDANVDYYEIYYMNDQLELGATLGRVNKEDRVNGLYYYDIYGLYPQTNQTYLAVYGYTKSDTYSYKRSSQYSLARFWDMPTYIANDVAFTDTDSNPDKIAGSLNWNKADVERQDDAYAVYFAGVDGLIGEPLATLNAQQSKYQLAIPSGTRIPEQALMLAVNYKDAKGELAPYYAVAPILDRMTATPDSDNIQVSNQLGQANDSITVTHLNPGETVRIYGDDDELQGTVVTPAGQSSLTIKVTHLDADGGYIYLTVQAEGKAESLIAAQSYSSESDSSSGGNTPGGGAPGGGAPGGGAPGGGAPGGGFGGFGGGGMMAPPPLIQVEITPGKDAEGRNAISAKAGTLADYLVQHATEQVIPIEVQSELAYQAVTIELSGKDVLAKAKELTGKTLEFQSKLGTLRIDAAEILSVLTDGSTLKVNIAQATDKRNEQMEQAAERLGITTVGQAIDFEISVESGGKTVTLQPKDAYLAHVIELNPLPANLDAPKLAGAMFDPVTGSLIPVPATFELEDGRLTGTLWRKGNSTYVIVQKEVRFKDLPFKKEAKESINKLAGKLIINGYADGTFKPRSAVTRGEFAALLVRALGIVNQGGSESSFTDIKTGHWLYSIASEASKADLIRGYEDGAFRPQQLITHSEMITMLGNALRYLKGAYKGDQTQQQAFIDKLKLTGDVPLWMSESLAAIAEIGVMKPGDPVAASLTANTTREESAVYLYRLLKAVEFID, from the coding sequence ATGGTCATGCAAGATTACAGAATTACACGCCGTTTTATCGTTTCATTGTTAGTGCTAGTCCTGCTCGTCCCATTCATAGGTGCGACATCCGCATCCGCATCCGCATCCGCATCCGCATCCGCATCCGCATCCGCATCCGCAACCGCAACCGCAACCGCAACCGAGCAAGAAGGAAGCGTTGACGAGCTCTTCCTGTCGCTTCAAGGTCAAGAAATATCCTCATGGGCTTTAGATGAAGCCGCCGGATTTATTTATGCGTTGAGCCGAGGGAATAATCGCCTGCTGTACGTCCGCACCAGCGATCTTTCCATCGCGAAGACCGTCGATATCGGCTCCGGTCCGACGGACATGCTGCTGGACAACGGCAAGCTGTATATCGGATTTGACGGCGCCTATCAAATTAAAGTGGTGGACGCTGCCACGGGGGCGGTCGAGCAGACGATTTCGGCGGGGGGAAGCGTATACCACTTAACGAAGGATGACAACGTCATCTATTACACTTCTTCCGCTGATCAATCCGTCCATACATACAATCTAACTACCGGGGAGCAGAATGCGTTTGCGCTGCCCGGCATTACCTCATCCATTTACGATCTTGAGGTTAATGGAGAAAAGAACCTGCTCTACGTGAAAGCTGGCTACGAGTTTGCCGCCATGGATTTAGCGGACACGTCGCGATTCGTTTCGAAGACCAATCTGGGCAGCTATAACTTCGGAGGTCCGATTATTGCGCAGGGGGACGATGTTTTCTATGGCGCTCATCGCTTTAACGGAACGGATTTGACTGACGTTCTTGGCCAATATACCGTCTTTGAAGAGTATCATTTCGACGCCGTTTTTCAAATTCAAGATCAACTGGTTGTGACGAACAGGCATATTTATGACAAAGATACGTATCGAATCGTAGGAGAGCTGCCTCGCGAATCAGACAGGGCGCTCATGGATTCGGAACACAATCTGTATACCGTTTACGGATACACGCTGTATAAAAATAAAGCCATCCTGTCCGCGCCTTCGTATGAGGGGCATGACGCCCCAACGCCAAAGCAGTTGGATTCGCGGGCGCCTGTCATCGACTGGGCATTGGACGGCGATACGCTTTATGCCATCACGACGGAAAATACGCTGCTGGAAATCAATACAGACACGATGCAGGTTGAACGTGAAAGCTACATCGGATCGAAGCCGGTTGATATTGAAATCGTAGATCATCGAATCTATGTCGCCAATAGCGGCTCCTCGTCCGTTGCCGTCATCGATGTAGACGACATCTCAGCCCCGGCCGTCGCACAGGTACATGCGCGATCTCCGCAGAAGATTGCCGCTTACCAGGATCGACTGTTTTTTACGTCAACGGATTTAAGCCGGCAGCCGAATACGCTGGGCGTTTACTCATTAACGACACAGGAAGTCAACGACATCAAAAGCGGATTTTCAGATATCACGGCCGATCGCGTTGCGGTTGACCCCGAACAAGGCAAGCTGTATGCAAGCACAGGGTATAGTCTGTTTGCATTCGATTTGCAGTCTTCAGCCGCACCTCAAACGTGGGTCGGAAATTTCGCATACCGCACATCGACTCTCTTGCTGGATGGCTCCTATATTTATGCCGGCACCAAAAAATACAGCAAAACGCAGCCTGAAGATTTGCTGGCCACTTTCCCTGACCAGGTCATATATGCAAAGGGCAATTATGCGTTTACGCCAAATGCGGTATACGACAGCGATTCGTCTGCCAAATTGTTCGATTTGCCCTTTAAAGCGGGACTTGTAACGATGGACGCATCCGGGGCGGTTTACCTTGTCAAAGGAGATATGGATCCCTTCTATTCCTCCGCGTCCGGCATGAAATCGCTCTATAAGTTTGATTCCATCGATCAAATCCAATTCTACCTGGATGGGATGTCGCCTGGAAATGCCGTATTCCTGGACTACAATTATGACGCGGGGCTGGTATCGGGAACGGTGCTGTTCGAGCCTGCGGAAAATGATGCCAATGTCGATTATTATGAAATTTATTACATGAACGATCAATTAGAGCTTGGCGCGACGCTTGGCCGCGTGAACAAAGAGGACCGGGTGAACGGCCTCTATTACTACGATATTTACGGACTCTATCCGCAAACGAATCAGACCTATTTAGCCGTATATGGGTATACGAAGTCCGACACTTATTCGTATAAACGATCCAGCCAATACAGCTTGGCCCGTTTCTGGGATATGCCTACCTATATCGCAAACGATGTGGCGTTTACGGATACCGATTCAAATCCGGACAAGATCGCGGGAAGTTTGAACTGGAACAAGGCGGACGTCGAAAGGCAGGACGATGCCTATGCGGTCTATTTTGCCGGAGTAGACGGCTTAATCGGGGAGCCTCTCGCGACTTTGAATGCGCAGCAGAGCAAGTATCAGCTCGCAATCCCTTCGGGAACCCGGATTCCGGAGCAAGCGTTGATGCTAGCCGTTAACTATAAGGATGCCAAAGGGGAGCTGGCTCCCTATTACGCGGTTGCTCCGATCTTGGATCGTATGACCGCAACCCCGGACAGCGACAACATTCAAGTTAGCAATCAGCTTGGGCAGGCGAACGATTCGATTACAGTCACGCATTTGAATCCGGGCGAGACCGTTCGCATTTACGGCGACGATGACGAATTGCAAGGAACGGTCGTGACGCCGGCCGGGCAATCTTCGCTAACGATCAAAGTCACGCATCTGGATGCGGACGGCGGCTATATCTATTTGACCGTGCAGGCGGAAGGGAAGGCAGAAAGTCTGATCGCGGCGCAATCGTATTCGAGTGAGTCCGATTCCTCGTCTGGCGGCAACACACCGGGAGGCGGCGCACCGGGAGGCGGCGCACCGGGAGGCGGCGCACCGGGAGGCGGCGCACCTGGCGGCGGGTTCGGTGGCTTCGGAGGAGGAGGCATGATGGCGCCTCCGCCGTTGATTCAAGTTGAAATTACGCCTGGCAAAGATGCGGAAGGCAGAAACGCAATTTCCGCAAAAGCCGGAACATTGGCCGATTACTTGGTGCAGCATGCAACCGAGCAAGTGATCCCCATTGAGGTTCAATCCGAGCTTGCGTATCAAGCCGTTACCATTGAATTAAGCGGCAAGGATGTATTGGCAAAGGCTAAGGAGCTGACGGGCAAGACGCTTGAATTCCAAAGCAAGCTGGGCACGCTGCGCATCGACGCGGCAGAGATCCTCTCCGTTTTGACGGACGGCTCCACGCTGAAAGTGAACATCGCGCAGGCAACCGATAAACGGAACGAACAAATGGAGCAAGCGGCAGAACGGTTAGGCATTACGACCGTTGGGCAGGCAATTGATTTTGAAATCTCCGTGGAGAGCGGCGGTAAGACGGTAACGCTGCAACCGAAAGACGCTTATTTGGCGCATGTTATCGAACTGAACCCATTGCCGGCGAATTTGGATGCCCCAAAGCTGGCGGGCGCCATGTTCGACCCGGTGACCGGGAGCCTGATTCCGGTACCGGCTACATTTGAGCTTGAAGACGGCCGGTTAACCGGTACGCTGTGGAGAAAAGGGAATTCCACCTATGTCATCGTACAGAAGGAAGTCCGCTTCAAAGATTTGCCGTTTAAGAAAGAAGCGAAGGAGAGCATCAATAAGCTAGCAGGGAAGTTGATTATTAACGGCTACGCGGACGGTACGTTCAAACCGCGCTCAGCCGTCACCAGAGGCGAGTTTGCCGCACTGCTCGTCCGGGCGTTAGGTATCGTGAACCAAGGCGGCTCGGAAAGCTCGTTTACGGATATTAAGACGGGGCATTGGTTGTATTCCATTGCGTCGGAGGCGTCCAAGGCCGATTTAATTCGAGGTTACGAAGATGGCGCTTTCCGTCCGCAGCAGCTGATTACCCATTCCGAGATGATCACGATGCTTGGAAATGCGCTTCGCTATTTGAAAGGTGCGTATAAGGGAGATCAAACCCAGCAGCAGGCCTTCATCGATAAGCTGAAATTAACGGGAGACGTTCCGCTTTGGATGAGCGAATCACTGGCCGCTATTGCTGAAATTGGCGTCATGAAGCCAGGCGATCCCGTTGCTGCAAGCTTAACCGCAAACACGACGCGCGAAGAAAGCGCCGTTTATTTATACCGTCTATTAAAAGCAGTAGAGTTCATCGACTAA
- a CDS encoding ABC transporter permease, translated as MNRKLTEFAGSLVQPIVAVLLGLLIGALAISLVGGSIMETYAEMWKGAFGSFYFVTNTLSRATPIILVGLGATLAFRAGFFNLGAEGQMILGGLCAAITALYVPGPGWYKLLLALISGIVAGGIWSAFAGWMDAKFRMNLLITTLLLNYIASLFAGYLVAYPLKDTTGSAAMAQTKMIEHSAWLPKLFQGMSLHAGFLIALAGTILLFLFMKYTVSGYETRMLGNNPLFAAYGGVQRGKLMLYSMLASGGFAGLAGAVEVLGTQYRYLDGSLSTPGYAWSGIMATLLAGSHPLGTAFAAILLAALQTGGMGVERNTEVPLEIASVIQATLILFVSAKISYGFLKRRKARAQGGSMV; from the coding sequence TTGAACCGCAAACTTACTGAATTCGCAGGCTCGCTCGTTCAGCCGATCGTAGCTGTCCTGCTTGGCCTGCTCATTGGCGCCTTGGCAATATCGCTGGTCGGAGGCTCCATTATGGAGACTTACGCCGAGATGTGGAAGGGCGCATTCGGCAGCTTTTATTTTGTCACGAATACGTTATCGCGCGCGACGCCGATCATCCTGGTCGGTCTTGGCGCGACATTGGCTTTCCGAGCGGGCTTCTTTAATCTCGGCGCAGAGGGACAGATGATTCTCGGCGGCTTGTGCGCGGCGATCACGGCGCTTTACGTGCCGGGTCCGGGCTGGTACAAGCTGCTGCTGGCGCTGATTTCCGGCATCGTTGCGGGCGGCATCTGGTCGGCGTTCGCCGGCTGGATGGACGCGAAGTTCCGCATGAACCTGCTCATTACGACGCTGCTGCTCAACTACATCGCTTCGCTGTTCGCCGGTTATTTGGTCGCTTACCCGCTGAAGGATACGACCGGATCGGCGGCAATGGCGCAGACGAAAATGATCGAACACAGCGCATGGCTGCCGAAATTGTTCCAAGGGATGAGCCTGCACGCCGGGTTCCTGATTGCGCTCGCCGGCACGATATTGCTCTTCCTGTTCATGAAGTATACGGTCAGCGGCTATGAGACCCGCATGCTTGGCAACAACCCGTTGTTTGCCGCATACGGCGGCGTGCAGCGCGGCAAGCTGATGCTTTACAGCATGCTCGCCAGCGGCGGCTTCGCCGGCTTGGCCGGCGCCGTCGAGGTGCTCGGCACGCAGTACCGCTACCTGGACGGCTCGCTGTCCACGCCGGGCTACGCGTGGTCCGGCATTATGGCGACGCTGCTTGCAGGCTCGCATCCGCTCGGCACGGCGTTCGCCGCGATCTTGCTGGCCGCGCTGCAAACCGGCGGCATGGGCGTCGAGCGCAACACCGAGGTGCCGCTCGAAATCGCAAGCGTCATCCAAGCGACGCTCATTTTGTTCGTTTCGGCGAAAATCAGCTACGGCTTCTTAAAACGCAGGAAAGCGAGGGCTCAAGGTGGATCAATGGTTTGA
- a CDS encoding hybrid sensor histidine kinase/response regulator codes for MSTRPQMKAILLIFFALLVSLISLSFYQTNDLKRTIHKVETNWMPSIEKIINLQDHFTQLRVNMHKILLASTDEERTEQADAYRKERDTFLQEFTGYAYLNNSKEETSLYLKVSEATANYFATGRLLVDAVQAGDHAAGLELLNRLTPLRLEADAALHAWVDYNINGTSRDVEKSSSGQSQTQTLGLLISLIAAVIGGIILLVNRSFRIRAKRDLTLEKEKAQNYLDVVEVIMVAYDPNGRITMINREGCGIIGSTEAELLGKNWFRNDLFDGSEPHFIDAYQTAKNQRSYKGFEHIESTLVTKSGAIRIISWHNTMLYGENGQFLGTISAGMDITERKRAEESLHHYKAHLEVLVEERTTELERKNTMLAEAKESADSANRAKSEFLANMSHEIRTPMNAVIGLSYLLQQTELTEQQRGYLDHTILSAKNLITLINDVLDFSKIEARKVVIEQVEFDLYEILNQLSNLISIKAFDKGLKLFFSIHPDVPQMLIGDPFRLNQILLNLSNNAVKFTHEGEITFEVKLVRQTDRGVTLSFAVRDTGIGISEEQQGRLFTEFTQADMSTTRKFGGTGLGLVISKNLVALMGGTIQAESELGEGSCFSFTANFGHSPGTSFVTPGEMKLKALRILLVCDNTEMQQVLQNQLEQFHCIVGTANSDTDAIQQIYNNGRYDLVIVDWRLQGASAIELAERIKLEFSAPLQVIVLVSAYHEPSLQQAEQSSAIGKVLHYPISQSQLYNELVGLFQHYFYAMHATPQHAKKSETFKALRNTRVLLVEDNEINQLVAKEILKEIGVHVDVAENGKEAVDLVQQQPLPYDAILMDLQMPEMDGYEATHAIRKLETARHTPIIAMTADAMKGVSDQVLQSGMNAYIAKPFDPIQLFSILQRLIQTAKVKGRTQASGASAAAEAAATLESGNRG; via the coding sequence ATGTCGACACGGCCGCAAATGAAAGCGATTTTACTGATCTTCTTTGCCTTGCTCGTATCACTCATCTCCCTTTCCTTTTACCAGACGAACGATCTCAAGCGAACGATCCATAAAGTCGAAACGAACTGGATGCCCAGCATCGAAAAAATCATCAATCTGCAAGACCATTTCACGCAGCTGCGCGTCAATATGCACAAAATATTGCTCGCCTCGACCGATGAGGAAAGGACGGAGCAAGCGGACGCGTATCGGAAAGAACGGGATACGTTTCTGCAGGAGTTTACCGGCTATGCCTATTTGAACAATTCCAAGGAAGAAACATCGCTCTACCTGAAGGTATCCGAGGCTACGGCGAATTATTTTGCAACCGGACGATTGCTGGTCGATGCGGTCCAAGCGGGCGATCATGCCGCAGGCCTTGAGCTGCTGAACCGGCTGACGCCTCTTCGGCTGGAAGCGGACGCCGCTTTGCACGCCTGGGTCGATTATAATATTAACGGCACAAGCCGCGATGTGGAGAAATCGTCCAGCGGACAAAGCCAAACCCAAACCTTAGGCCTTCTGATCAGCCTCATCGCTGCCGTGATCGGCGGCATCATCCTGCTCGTGAACCGTTCGTTCCGCATCCGGGCGAAACGGGATCTTACGCTGGAGAAGGAAAAAGCGCAAAACTATTTGGATGTCGTGGAAGTCATCATGGTCGCTTACGACCCGAACGGCCGCATTACGATGATCAACCGCGAAGGCTGCGGCATTATCGGAAGCACGGAGGCCGAGCTGCTCGGAAAGAACTGGTTCCGGAACGATCTGTTCGACGGGAGCGAGCCTCATTTTATAGACGCTTACCAGACGGCGAAGAACCAACGATCGTATAAAGGCTTTGAGCATATCGAAAGCACGCTGGTGACGAAATCCGGCGCCATACGCATTATCTCCTGGCACAATACGATGCTGTACGGCGAGAACGGGCAATTCCTCGGGACCATCAGCGCCGGGATGGACATTACCGAACGCAAGCGGGCCGAAGAGTCGCTGCACCATTATAAGGCGCATCTCGAGGTCCTTGTCGAGGAACGGACGACCGAGCTGGAGCGCAAGAACACGATGCTGGCCGAAGCGAAAGAATCGGCGGATTCCGCGAACCGGGCCAAGAGCGAATTTCTCGCCAATATGAGCCACGAAATCCGCACGCCGATGAATGCGGTCATCGGACTGAGCTACCTGCTTCAGCAAACCGAGCTAACCGAACAGCAGCGGGGCTACTTGGACCATACCATTTTGTCCGCCAAAAATTTGATTACGCTCATTAATGACGTGCTGGACTTCTCGAAGATCGAAGCGCGAAAAGTCGTGATCGAACAAGTGGAATTCGATCTCTACGAAATTCTGAACCAGCTGTCGAATCTGATCAGCATCAAGGCCTTCGATAAAGGGTTGAAGCTCTTCTTCTCCATCCATCCCGACGTTCCGCAAATGCTGATCGGCGATCCGTTCCGGCTCAATCAAATTTTGCTCAATCTCTCGAACAATGCCGTCAAATTTACGCACGAAGGCGAAATTACGTTTGAAGTCAAGCTGGTCCGGCAAACCGATCGCGGCGTCACCTTGTCGTTCGCCGTACGCGATACGGGCATCGGGATTTCGGAAGAACAGCAAGGCCGGCTGTTTACCGAATTCACGCAGGCCGATATGTCGACCACCCGCAAATTCGGGGGAACCGGCCTCGGCCTTGTCATCAGCAAAAATCTCGTCGCGCTCATGGGCGGCACGATTCAGGCGGAAAGCGAGCTCGGCGAAGGCAGCTGCTTCTCCTTCACCGCGAATTTCGGCCACAGTCCGGGAACGTCGTTCGTCACGCCGGGGGAAATGAAGCTGAAGGCGCTTCGCATCCTGCTCGTGTGCGACAATACGGAAATGCAGCAGGTGCTCCAAAATCAGCTTGAGCAGTTCCACTGCATCGTCGGCACCGCCAATTCGGACACGGACGCCATCCAGCAAATTTACAACAACGGACGGTATGACCTCGTTATTGTCGATTGGAGGCTGCAAGGCGCATCGGCCATTGAGCTCGCGGAGCGCATCAAGCTTGAATTTTCGGCGCCGCTGCAGGTCATCGTGCTAGTCAGCGCCTATCATGAGCCGAGCCTGCAGCAGGCCGAGCAATCGTCCGCCATCGGGAAGGTGCTGCATTACCCGATCAGCCAGTCGCAGCTGTATAACGAGCTGGTCGGCTTGTTCCAGCACTACTTCTACGCCATGCACGCGACGCCGCAGCATGCAAAGAAATCGGAAACGTTCAAGGCGCTCCGCAATACGCGCGTCCTGCTCGTGGAGGACAACGAGATCAATCAGCTCGTGGCCAAAGAGATTTTGAAAGAGATCGGCGTCCATGTCGACGTGGCCGAGAACGGCAAGGAAGCCGTCGACCTGGTGCAGCAACAGCCGCTGCCTTACGACGCGATTTTAATGGATTTGCAGATGCCGGAGATGGATGGCTACGAGGCTACGCATGCCATTCGGAAGCTTGAAACCGCTAGGCATACCCCGATCATCGCGATGACAGCGGATGCGATGAAGGGCGTCAGCGATCAGGTGCTGCAAAGCGGCATGAATGCCTATATCGCGAAGCCGTTCGATCCGATCCAGCTCTTCAGCATTCTGCAGCGGCTCATTCAAACCGCGAAGGTGAAGGGGCGCACGCAAGCGTCCGGTGCGTCAGCGGCTGCGGAGGCAGCTGCGACGTTAGAGTCGGGAAATAGAGGTTAG
- a CDS encoding nucleoside phosphorylase, which produces MTLMPILQIHTEDAADYAIVCGDPKRAELISRKLEHVRELAFSREYRTFAGEIQGVRVLVTSHGVGSAGAAVCFEELIRAGVKTLIRVGTAGSYSADHPAGSLIVSSAAVRAEGLTRQLVPDGYPAVGDSDVVNALYAAALETEGDGVVKKGMTVSLDVFFSGVVDVPHRQYKQAGVLAVEMEIAALYVVASLRGARAGAIVALDGYADSDLAAEYDPHTDVVAKAVEREINAALGAVVKLAASAQAR; this is translated from the coding sequence ATGACACTTATGCCGATTTTACAAATTCATACCGAGGACGCCGCGGACTACGCGATCGTATGCGGCGATCCGAAACGCGCGGAGCTCATTTCGCGCAAGCTCGAACATGTTCGGGAGCTCGCTTTTAGCCGCGAGTACCGGACGTTCGCGGGCGAAATACAAGGCGTGCGCGTGCTGGTTACGAGCCACGGCGTCGGCTCGGCCGGCGCAGCCGTATGCTTCGAGGAGCTCATTCGCGCCGGCGTGAAAACGCTGATCCGCGTCGGCACCGCCGGCTCCTACTCGGCCGATCATCCGGCCGGCAGCCTGATCGTCAGCTCCGCCGCGGTTCGCGCGGAAGGGCTGACCCGCCAGCTCGTGCCGGACGGCTATCCGGCCGTCGGCGACAGCGACGTCGTGAACGCGCTGTATGCCGCGGCGCTGGAAACGGAAGGCGACGGCGTCGTCAAGAAAGGGATGACCGTCTCGCTTGACGTGTTCTTCTCCGGCGTCGTGGACGTGCCGCACCGCCAGTACAAGCAAGCCGGCGTCCTCGCCGTCGAGATGGAGATCGCGGCGCTGTACGTCGTCGCCTCGCTTCGCGGCGCCCGCGCCGGCGCGATCGTCGCGCTGGACGGCTACGCGGACAGCGACCTGGCCGCGGAGTACGACCCGCACACCGACGTCGTCGCGAAAGCGGTCGAGCGCGAAATCAACGCGGCGCTCGGCGCCGTCGTGAAGCTGGCTGCGTCTGCGCAAGCGCGCTAG
- a CDS encoding sulfite oxidase-like oxidoreductase, with amino-acid sequence MNNKAERLKKAKPITQVEVDASLARRLPPGQALTERFPILHEGEVPVYSLPDWRLRVFGEVEQELEFSLEQLKAMKQTEQVCDIHCVTRWSKFDTTWEGVRFKDLLPLLGVKPDARYVMIHADNDYETNVPLEDLMRDDILLAFNFDGQPLTPKHGFPLRLVVPHLYFWKSAKWITGIEFMKEDRPGFWERNGFHNVADPFREERFSGEDLGLPEDLWKDVDYD; translated from the coding sequence ATGAACAATAAAGCAGAGCGCTTGAAGAAGGCAAAGCCGATTACGCAGGTGGAGGTGGATGCATCGCTTGCGCGTCGTTTGCCGCCGGGGCAAGCGTTGACGGAGCGTTTCCCGATTCTCCATGAAGGGGAAGTGCCGGTGTACTCGCTGCCGGACTGGAGGCTTCGCGTCTTCGGCGAAGTGGAACAGGAGCTGGAGTTCTCGCTTGAACAATTGAAGGCGATGAAGCAGACCGAGCAGGTTTGCGACATCCACTGCGTGACGCGCTGGTCGAAGTTCGATACGACATGGGAGGGCGTACGGTTCAAGGATTTGCTGCCATTGCTCGGCGTGAAGCCGGATGCTCGCTACGTGATGATCCATGCGGACAACGATTATGAGACCAACGTGCCGCTCGAGGATTTGATGCGCGACGATATTTTGCTGGCGTTCAACTTCGACGGCCAGCCGTTGACGCCGAAGCACGGCTTCCCGCTTCGTCTAGTCGTACCGCATCTTTATTTCTGGAAGAGCGCGAAATGGATTACGGGCATCGAGTTTATGAAGGAAGACCGTCCGGGCTTCTGGGAGCGGAACGGCTTCCATAACGTGGCCGACCCGTTCCGGGAGGAACGCTTCTCCGGCGAGGACCTCGGTCTGCCGGAAGATCTGTGGAAAGATGTGGACTACGACTAA
- a CDS encoding ABC transporter permease has translation MDQWFDVSLFNSTLRMLTPILLAALGGAICSRVGLFNVGLEGLVLFGAFFAIVGNYLTGNVWLAVAFAVMCVMLFSLIFAYLSIHLRANVIIVGISLNFLALGLTSFSLRAIFDVKGAYYDKNMKGLPALDIPLIKDIPWLGDVLSGHSPLVYIAFLLIFVFQYFLFRTVSGFRLLAVGENPVAARSLGMKSKRIQYGAVLICGVLCGLAGAQLSLGQVTMFTENMTAGRGFIALVATMLGQSNPIGVGASSLLFGFMDAVSIRLQGLSLPTHFTMMLPYVVTLIMMLFFRDKSYMQEARKANESSR, from the coding sequence GTGGATCAATGGTTTGATGTCTCCCTATTTAACTCGACCCTCCGGATGTTGACGCCCATCCTGCTGGCCGCGCTCGGCGGCGCGATCTGCTCGCGCGTCGGTTTGTTCAACGTCGGCCTGGAGGGGCTCGTGCTGTTCGGCGCGTTCTTCGCGATCGTCGGCAACTATCTGACCGGCAACGTATGGCTGGCGGTCGCTTTCGCGGTCATGTGCGTCATGCTGTTCTCGCTTATTTTCGCTTATTTAAGCATTCATTTGAGAGCGAACGTCATCATCGTCGGTATATCGCTGAACTTCCTGGCCTTAGGCTTGACCTCTTTCAGCCTGCGGGCCATCTTCGATGTGAAAGGCGCTTACTACGACAAAAACATGAAGGGCTTGCCGGCGCTCGATATTCCGCTGATCAAGGACATTCCTTGGCTTGGCGACGTGCTTTCGGGCCATTCGCCGCTCGTATATATTGCGTTTCTGCTTATCTTCGTGTTTCAATATTTCTTGTTCCGCACCGTGTCCGGCTTCCGGCTGCTCGCGGTCGGCGAGAATCCCGTCGCTGCTCGGAGTCTCGGCATGAAGTCGAAGCGGATTCAGTACGGCGCCGTATTGATTTGCGGGGTGCTGTGCGGCTTGGCCGGGGCGCAGCTGTCGCTCGGTCAAGTCACGATGTTTACGGAAAATATGACGGCCGGCCGCGGGTTTATCGCCCTCGTCGCCACGATGCTCGGCCAGTCGAACCCGATCGGCGTCGGCGCGTCGAGCTTGCTGTTCGGGTTTATGGATGCGGTGAGCATTCGGCTGCAGGGCTTGTCGCTGCCGACCCATTTTACGATGATGCTGCCGTATGTCGTGACCTTGATTATGATGCTATTCTTCCGGGATAAGAGCTACATGCAGGAAGCGCGCAAGGCGAATGAAAGCTCGCGTTAA